From the genome of Primulina eburnea isolate SZY01 chromosome 12, ASM2296580v1, whole genome shotgun sequence, one region includes:
- the LOC140808343 gene encoding probable E3 ubiquitin-protein ligase ARI2 isoform X1: protein MEDYGYGGSDSDDEYCDGVYDDDHDECQEDEDEQKYYCTRPPSCKFIRKESLLAAQKDDLKRTMDLLSLKEHNARTLLMHYRWDVDNVLTSFVEKGKEHLCAKAGISLTDSSSFSSSHVLTDTTCEICYNEFPTDEMTTMECGHIFCDECWTNYFIVQINEGKSRRITCMAYQCYSICDEGKIRNLVIARDPQLSDKFERFLLESYIEDNRRVKWCPSIPSCGNAIRAENDEYCEVECLCGLQFCFSCSSEAHSPCSCLMWELWLRKCQNDSETGDWIIANAKSCPKCSKPVEKNGGCNLVRCICGQPFCWLCGGATGLAHTWTRIANHACGEYKKDLEPKTANSENDILRYSHYYYRYKSHAQSLKAEEDLIKRLRQKMDILESGEFVAKDNSWITDGFTRLTLSRRILCYTYPFAFFMFGGVLFKNEMTQEETAIKQSLFEYHQQQLEKNIEGLSMFLEKPFEKYPAQEVLEIRMKIIALTSATNNLCEKLYDCIDNELLGPLQQTTHIIAPYRSGGVEKASEILENCSTETG, encoded by the exons ATGGAGGATTATGGATATGGAGGCAGTGACAGTGATGATGAATATTGTGATGGAGTTTATGATGATGACCATGATGAGTGTCAGGAAGATGAAGATGAGCAAAAATATTACTGTACCAGGCCTCCTTCTTGTAAG TTTATCAGAAAAGAATCGCTTTTGGCTGCACAG AAAGATGACTTGAAACGAACGATGGACTTGCTATCCTTAAAGGAACATAATGCACGGACTTTGCTTATGCATTATCGCTGGGATGTTGACAATGTACTGACATCGTTTGTCGAGAAGGGAAAAGAGCATTTGTGTGCAAAAGCTGGTATATCACTGACTGATAGCTCGAGTTTTAGTTCATCTCACGTTTTGACAGATACAACCTGTGAAATATGCTATAACGAATTCCCTACCGATGAGATGACAACAATGGAATGCGGCCACATTTTCTGTGATGAAT GTTGGACCAATTATTTTATAGTGCAAATAAATGAGGGAAAGAGTAGGCGAATTACGTGCATGGCTTACCAGTGTTATTCGATTTGTGATGAAGGAAAGATTAGAAATCTAGTGATTGCAAGGGATCCACAATTGTCTGACAAATTTGAACGTTTCCTTTTGGAATCTTATATTGAAGATAATAGGAGGGTAAAATGGTGTCCCAGCATCCCCAGTTGCGGGAACGCTATTCGTGCTGAGAACGATGAGTACTGTGAAGTTGAATGTTTATGTGGTCTTCAGTTCTGTTTTAGTTGCTCCTCGGAAGCACACTCTCCTTGTTCGTGTCTGATGTGGGAACTTTGGCTCAGAAAGTGCCAGAATGACTCAGAGACGGGTGATTGGATTATTGCAAATGCGAAAAGTTGTCCCAAGTGCAGTAAACCAGTGGAGAAAAATGGGGGATGCAACCTAGTACGCTGCATTTGTGGACAACCTTTCTG TTGGCTATGTGGTGGGGCGACTGGTTTGGCACATACCTGGACTAGGATAGCAAATCATGCGTGTGGAGAATACAAAAAGGACCTTGAACCGAAAACTGCTAATTCAGAGAATGACATCTTGCGCTATAGCCACTATTATTATCGGTACAAATCTCATGCACAATCTTTGAAGGCAGAAGAAGATCTGATAAAAAGATTGCGGCAGAAAATGGATATTCTCGAATCAGGAGAATTCGTGGCGAAAGATAATAGTTGGATTACAGATGGGTTTACCAGACTCACATTATCCCGACGGATTCTCTGTTATACATATCCCTTTGCATTTTTTATGTTTGGTGGTGTGCTATTCAAGAATGAGATGACCCAAGAAGAGACCGCCATAAAGCAGAGTCTTTTTGAGTACCACCAGCAGCAACTTGAGAAAAACATTGAGGGGCTCTCAATGTTTCTTGAAAAGCCATTTGAAAAGTATCCGGCACAAGAAGTTTTGGAAATAAGAATGAAGATCATCGCTCTCACATCTGCTACAAATAACTTATGCGAAAAATT GTACGATTGCATTGACAACGAGTTACTCGGTCCACTGCAGCAGACAACTCACATAATCGCTCCTTATAGATCAGGAGGTGTCGAAAAAGCATCTGAAATTCTGGAAAATTGTTCTACCGAAACTGGTTGA
- the LOC140807338 gene encoding probable calcium-binding protein CML41 — protein sequence MAMLSRIKSSFMGTRANLKLRLPGLRRSGERREIPSTKCSAADCGGGVAITKEDEYWRVFRYFDTNKDGKISANELRNYFASVGDSVSDEEARKIIQEFSKGKAGGEDSMRMEFGEFVRMAELRDNDDDNVVILRRAFEVYEVDKGSGFITPEGLRCVLLRLGDVKSYQECEAMIGTYDLDGNGALDFNEFQRMMT from the coding sequence ATGGCGATGCTATCAAGGATTAAAAGTTCATTCATGGGCACCAGAGCTAATCTCAAGCTCCGGTTACCCGGTCTACGCCGTTCGGGGGAAAGACGCGAAATTCCATCAACTAAATGCAGCGCCGCAGACTGCGGCGGAGGTGTTGCGATCACCAAAGAAGACGAGTACTGGCGGGTTTTCCGGTACTTCGACACGAACAAAGACGGCAAGATTTCTGCGAATGAGCTGAGGAATTATTTCGCGTCTGTGGGAGATTCGGTGTCGGACGAGGAGGCGAGGAAAATCATACAAGAGTTCTCCAAGGGAAAAGCCGGCGGCGAGGATTCCATGCGGATGGAGTTTGGAGAGTTCGTACGCATGGCGGAATTACGAGACAACGATGATGATAACGTTGTGATACTCCGACGGGCTTTCGAAGTGTACGAGGTTGACAAGGGCAGCGGCTTCATCACGCCGGAGGGGTTACGCTGTGTTCTGCTGCGGCTCGGGGACGTGAAATCATATCAAGAATGCGAAGCCATGATTGGCACTTACGATCTTGATGGAAATGGCGCGCTGGACTTTAACGAATTTCAGAGGATGATGACTTAG
- the LOC140807841 gene encoding protein LYK5-like, protein MNWFLTSVVSLTLFTPCINTQQKYVGTAASKCTSSGETDASESFLYSCNGESSSCRAFLIFAARSPFNTFPTIATLTSSGYVVYGRYYQAISTYQVLGEHETYRVISNDTFQGLLTCQSIKLPNIDVGFKLVPGSKLRVPLRCACPTRRQVLTGTKYLLTYSISMGDTLYGLSKRFNVSLKSMTEANSFPDERFTIYPLTTILIPMPREPSSSNTVTRGYKARASTFPAHVARKHISKNVLSTAGISAGVFSLVIFLILPVIFLCYKNNKPVVPEKRGRNEKYSPEDLVLEIAILERVLKVFKFTEVKKATGNFGEKRRIKGAVYRGTFGRDVLAVEKIAGDSRTAVNILYQINHFNIIKLHGFSVHKDDTYFVYEYMENGSLQEWLGRRGSDSKKGWNERICIALDVANGLLYLHNFMKPAYVHNDIRSSNILLDSNLRAKIANFSLARKANSDDVITRIVGTEAYRAPEYMDTGPITPRVDVYAFGVVLLELFTGKNAVFVQDGEEKLPSSEVSYR, encoded by the exons ATGAATTGGTTTCTCACTTCTGTAGTATCTCTCACTTTATTCACTCCATGCATAAACACGCAGCAGAAGTATGTAGGAACTGCAGCATCGAAATGCACCAGCAGTGGAGAAACAGATGCATCTGAATCTTTTCTCTACTCATGTAATGGTGAATCCTCGTCTTGCCGAGCTTTTCTGATCTTCGCAGCAAGATCTCCATTCAACACATTTCCGACCATTGCAACTCTCACATCATCTGGTTACGTCGTATACG GTCGGTATTATCAAGCCATCAGCACTTACCAGGTTCTAGGCGAGCATGAAACATATCGTGTGATTTCAAATGACACGTTCCAGGGATTGTTAACCTGTCAGTCAATCAAACTTCCAAATATTGACGTGGGGTTTAAATTGGTACCTGGAAGCAAGTTGCGAGTTCCTCTACGATGCGCATGTCCAACGAGGCGGCAAGTTCTAACAGGAACTAAGTATTTGCTGACATACTCGATTAGCATGGGAGATACCCTTTATGGTTTGAGTAAAAGATTCAATGTAAGTTTAAAGAGCATGACGGAAGCAAATAGTTTTCCTGACGAGCGTTTCACGATCTATCCTCTCACGACAATCTTAATTCCAATGCCGAGGGAACCCTCGAGCTCAAACACTGTAACTCGTGGTTATAAAGCGAGGGCGTCAACTTTTCCTGCACATGTTGCTCGAAAACACATATCAAAGAACGTACTCTCAACTGCTGGTATATCTGCTGGAGTCTTTTCTCTGGTAATATTTCTTATTCTGCCAGTTATCTTCCTGTGCTACAAGAATAATAAGCCAGTAGTTCCAGAAAAGAGAGGAAGAAATGAAAAGTATTCTCCAGAAGACTTGGTTCTTGAAATTGCAATATTAGAgcgtgttctcaaagttttcAAATTCACTGAAGTAAAGAAGGCAACGGGGAATTTCGGAGAGAAAAGGAGGATAAAGGGGGCGGTATACCGTGGAACTTTTGGAAGAGATGTTTTGGCAGTCGAAAAGATTGCTGGGGACTCACGAACCGCGGTGAATATATTGTATCAGATCAATCACTTCAATATAATCAAACTCCATGGATTCAGTGTACATAAAGATGACACGTACTTTGTATATGAGTACATGGAAAATGGCTCTCTCCAAGAATGGCTCGGCAGAAGAGGATCCGACAGCAAAAAGGGGTGGAATGAGAGGATTTGTATTGCACTTGATGTGGCCAATGGACTTCTCTACCTTCATAACTTCATGAAACCAGCGTACGTCCACAATGACATAAGAAGCAGCAATATTCTTCTTGACAGCAATCTACGAGCAAAGATAGCAAATTTTAGTCTGGCAAGAAAAGCAAACTCTGATGATGTAATAACACGGATTGTGGGCACTGAAGCATACAGGGCACCTGAGTATATGGACACGGGTCCAATCACCCCCAGGGTTGATGTATATGCATTTGGGGTGGTGTTATTAGAATTGTTCACAGGAAAAAATGCGGTATTTGTGCAGGATGGCGAGGAAAAATTACCGTCGTCTGAAGTAAGCTATAGATGA
- the LOC140807550 gene encoding protein DA1-like — MGWLSKIFKGSNHKVSEGLHNWRNGADNVANRPSSSLDSLSEAEDIEHAIALSLSEEDQKRKAVIDSQPQLEEDELLARALQESLNAESSRDNGHQNEYGRGFGFGYGHGYDSLYQPITFPYSTSLRICAGCNTEIGHGRFLSCMGAVWHPECFRCYGCKQPISDYEFSVSGSYPYHKACYRESYYPKCDVCQHFIRTNATGLIEYRAHPFWSQKYCPSHEHDGTPRCCSCERMESWDSRCVVLNDGRKLCLECMDSSIMDTNECQPLLHDIQDFFAELNMKVTQKIPILLAERQALNEAMGGERHGHHHVAETRGLCLSEEQTISTILRRPRLGAGNQVFGMRTEPYKLRRHCEVTAILILYGLPRLLTGSILAHEMMHAWLRLNGYRNLRQDIEEGICQVMANMWLESQSQSSSDSNKASTSRRGPRSPFERKLGMFFKNQIATDTSETYGNGFRAADQAVLKFGLRRTLDHMRETGNFPR; from the exons ATGGGCTGGCTTAGCAAAATTTTCAAAGGTTCAAATCATAAAGTTTCAGAGGGGCTACATAATTGGAGAAATGGAGCAGATAATGTTGCCAATCGTCCATCTAGTTCATTG GATTCGTTGTCAGAGGCTGAAGATATAGAACATGCTATTGCTTTATCTCTTTCGGAAGAAGATCAGAAAAGAAAAGCTGTGATAG ATAGTCAACCGCAATTGGAAGAAGATGAACTGCTTGCTCGGGCTCTACAGGAGAGTTTGAACGCTGAGTCTTCACGTGACAATGGTCACCAAAATGAATATGGACGTGGTTTTGGATTTGGATATGGACACGGTTATGATAGCCTTTACCAACCTATAACGTTTCCCTACTCGACAAGCTTAAG GATTTGCGCTGGCTGTAATACAGAGATTGGCCATGGACGATTTTTGAGTTGTATGGGTGCTGTTTGGCATCCAGAATGCTTTAGATGTTACGGATGCAAGCAACCAATATCAGATTATGAG TTTTCTGTGTCCGGAAGTTATCCATATCACAAAGCTTGCTATAGGGAATCTTATTATCCGAAATGTGACGTCTGCCAGCACTTC ATTCGAACAAATGCAACCGGTCTTATTGAATATAGGGCACATCCTTTTTGGTCCCAGAAATACTGTCCTAGTCATGAGCATGATGGAACTCCTCGGTGCTGTAGTTGCGAACGTATGGAG TCATGGGACTCGAGATGTGTTGTCCTTAATGATGGCCGAAAGCTTTGCTTGGAGTGCATGGACTCTTCTATTATGGATACCAATGAGTGTCAGCCCCTTTTACACGACATACAAGATTTCTTCGCGGAATTAAATATGAAAGTGACTCAGAAAATCCCTATACTATTGGCTGAGAGGCAGGCTCTGAATGAAGCCATGGGTGGAGAGAGGCAT GGGCATCATCACGTAGCTGAGACTCGAGGTCTCTGTCTTTCTGAGGAACAAACTATTAGCACT ATTTTGAGGCGACCAAGATTGGGTGCTGGAAATCAAGTCTTTGGCATGAGAACAGAGCCTTATAAACTAAGACGACATTGTGAAGTGACTGCAATTCTCATTCTATACGGTCTTCCAAG GTTGCTGACTGGATCAATATTAGCTCATGAGATGATGCATGCTTGGTTAAGACTAAATG GTTATCGAAATCTGAGACAAGATATTGAAGAAGGCATCTGCCAAGTTATGGCCAATATGTGGTTGGAATCCCAGAGCCAGTCCTCGTCTGATAGTAACAAAGCATCAACCTCAAGACGGGGGCCAAGGTCTccttttgagagaaaacttggcaTGTTTTTCAAAAACCAGATTGCAACAGATACATCTGAGACATATGGAAATGGTTTTCGAGCTGCTGACCAAGCGGTGCTGAAGTTTGGCTTACGAAGGACTCTGGACCACATGAGGGAGACAGGAAACTTTCCTCGTTGA
- the LOC140808343 gene encoding probable E3 ubiquitin-protein ligase ARI1 isoform X2, protein MLMKIVQKDDLKRTMDLLSLKEHNARTLLMHYRWDVDNVLTSFVEKGKEHLCAKAGISLTDSSSFSSSHVLTDTTCEICYNEFPTDEMTTMECGHIFCDECWTNYFIVQINEGKSRRITCMAYQCYSICDEGKIRNLVIARDPQLSDKFERFLLESYIEDNRRVKWCPSIPSCGNAIRAENDEYCEVECLCGLQFCFSCSSEAHSPCSCLMWELWLRKCQNDSETGDWIIANAKSCPKCSKPVEKNGGCNLVRCICGQPFCWLCGGATGLAHTWTRIANHACGEYKKDLEPKTANSENDILRYSHYYYRYKSHAQSLKAEEDLIKRLRQKMDILESGEFVAKDNSWITDGFTRLTLSRRILCYTYPFAFFMFGGVLFKNEMTQEETAIKQSLFEYHQQQLEKNIEGLSMFLEKPFEKYPAQEVLEIRMKIIALTSATNNLCEKLYDCIDNELLGPLQQTTHIIAPYRSGGVEKASEILENCSTETG, encoded by the exons ATGCTGATGAAAATTGTGCAGAAAGATGACTTGAAACGAACGATGGACTTGCTATCCTTAAAGGAACATAATGCACGGACTTTGCTTATGCATTATCGCTGGGATGTTGACAATGTACTGACATCGTTTGTCGAGAAGGGAAAAGAGCATTTGTGTGCAAAAGCTGGTATATCACTGACTGATAGCTCGAGTTTTAGTTCATCTCACGTTTTGACAGATACAACCTGTGAAATATGCTATAACGAATTCCCTACCGATGAGATGACAACAATGGAATGCGGCCACATTTTCTGTGATGAAT GTTGGACCAATTATTTTATAGTGCAAATAAATGAGGGAAAGAGTAGGCGAATTACGTGCATGGCTTACCAGTGTTATTCGATTTGTGATGAAGGAAAGATTAGAAATCTAGTGATTGCAAGGGATCCACAATTGTCTGACAAATTTGAACGTTTCCTTTTGGAATCTTATATTGAAGATAATAGGAGGGTAAAATGGTGTCCCAGCATCCCCAGTTGCGGGAACGCTATTCGTGCTGAGAACGATGAGTACTGTGAAGTTGAATGTTTATGTGGTCTTCAGTTCTGTTTTAGTTGCTCCTCGGAAGCACACTCTCCTTGTTCGTGTCTGATGTGGGAACTTTGGCTCAGAAAGTGCCAGAATGACTCAGAGACGGGTGATTGGATTATTGCAAATGCGAAAAGTTGTCCCAAGTGCAGTAAACCAGTGGAGAAAAATGGGGGATGCAACCTAGTACGCTGCATTTGTGGACAACCTTTCTG TTGGCTATGTGGTGGGGCGACTGGTTTGGCACATACCTGGACTAGGATAGCAAATCATGCGTGTGGAGAATACAAAAAGGACCTTGAACCGAAAACTGCTAATTCAGAGAATGACATCTTGCGCTATAGCCACTATTATTATCGGTACAAATCTCATGCACAATCTTTGAAGGCAGAAGAAGATCTGATAAAAAGATTGCGGCAGAAAATGGATATTCTCGAATCAGGAGAATTCGTGGCGAAAGATAATAGTTGGATTACAGATGGGTTTACCAGACTCACATTATCCCGACGGATTCTCTGTTATACATATCCCTTTGCATTTTTTATGTTTGGTGGTGTGCTATTCAAGAATGAGATGACCCAAGAAGAGACCGCCATAAAGCAGAGTCTTTTTGAGTACCACCAGCAGCAACTTGAGAAAAACATTGAGGGGCTCTCAATGTTTCTTGAAAAGCCATTTGAAAAGTATCCGGCACAAGAAGTTTTGGAAATAAGAATGAAGATCATCGCTCTCACATCTGCTACAAATAACTTATGCGAAAAATT GTACGATTGCATTGACAACGAGTTACTCGGTCCACTGCAGCAGACAACTCACATAATCGCTCCTTATAGATCAGGAGGTGTCGAAAAAGCATCTGAAATTCTGGAAAATTGTTCTACCGAAACTGGTTGA
- the LOC140806965 gene encoding BEL1-like homeodomain protein 2: MSKVSTTFQMHMKDISMAAKNQADWMIRFQGFDPLSSQVDNLSTLQPPVYNATGGSMLAEVINLPWRRTDSGLLDDQIQYADEISLQKFNPNTSDTAHLQGFHLISPAVAAPESTNPSQLTWIPSSGGGGGLNAETMRIGRIVEGQGLSLSLSSSLKNLEATKLEKLSIGHGELFFDGMVPSSHQYGLNSTLATNQQFFHDQIYLGFAESTRLANGLRNSRYLRAAQELLEDFCCVGRGQSMNQKFKKVGKNPNSSSDAGRGTVKTSSSTDQPSLSPSERTEYHRRKIKLLSMLDEVGARYTRYFEQMQSIVNSFDSVLGHGASSTYTGLAQKAMSRHFRCIKDAIASELRLCCEALGEKDVTGGSGITKGETPRLKTLEQKYRQQKAAEHMGMLDAESWRPQRGLPERSVNILRSWLFEHFLHPYPTEADKHLLSRQTGLSKNQVSNWFINARVRLWKPMVEEMYQKEFQDEVQHGAAAAQTPMHNSPPGGRRLEVNAPENDPTKETDNLIHGLSLVGATTSAAAASGVFPPSEYWPEAKFGGGGSMVRGGSQAGDVSLTLGLRHSENMPRMSQFSIRNLGAY, from the exons ATGTCCAAAGTATCAACAACTTTCCAAATGCATATGAAAGATATATCTATGGCAGCAAAGAATCAAGCAGATTGGATGATAAGATTTCAAGGATTTGATCCTCTATCTTCCCAAGTGGATAACTTATCCACTCTTCAGCCACCGGTGTACAACGCCACGGGAGGGTCTATGCTGGCTGAAGTGATCAACTTGCCGTGGCGAAGAACCGACTCCGGTTTATTGGATGATCAAATCCAATATGCAGATGAG ATTTCACTCCAAAAATTCAATCCCAACACGTCAGATACCGCTCATCTTCAAGGGTTCCACTTGATCAGTCCTGCAGTAGCAGCACCTGAGAGTACTAATCCATCTCAATTAACTTGGATTCCAAGCAGCGGCGGAGGTGGTGGATTAAACGCAGAAACCATGAGAATCGGAAGGATCGTTGAAGGTCAAGGCCTTTCTTTATCACTATCTTCCTCTTTAAAAAACTTGGAAGCCACAAAGTTGGAGAAACTAAGTATTGGACATGGTGAATTGTTCTTCGATGGAATGGTCCCTTCAAGCCATCAATATGGCTTGAATAGTACTCTTGCTACTAATCAACAATTCTTCCATGATCAAATCTACCTCGGGTTTGCGGAGTCCACACGACTGGCAAACGGGTTAAGGAATTCACGCTACTTAAGAGCTGCACAAGAACTGTTGGAAGATTTTTGTTGTGTTGGAAGAGGGCAATCGATGAATcagaaattcaagaaagttgGAAAAAACCCTAATTCCAGCTCAGATGCTGGTCGTGGAACCGTGAAGACGTCTTCCTCAACGGATCAACCGTCTTTATCTCCTTCTGAGAGGACTGAGTACCATAGAAGGAAAATCAAGCTACTGTCGATGCTTGATGAG GTGGGTGCAAGATACACAAGATACTTTGAACAAATGCAATCAATAGTGAACTCATTCGACTCGGTACTTGGTCACGGGGCATCGTCCACATACACGGGGCTCGCCCAGAAGGCGATGTCGCGACACTTCCGGTGCATAAAGGACGCGATAGCGTCCGAGCTGAGGCTGTGCTGTGAGGCTCTAGGGGAGAAAGATGTGACAGGAGGGAGTGGAATAACAAAAGGAGAGACACCAAGGCTGAAAACTCTTGAACAAAAGTATAGGCAGCAAAAGGCAGCAGAGCATATGGGAATGCTGGATGCTGAATCTTGGAGGCCCCAGAGAGGATTGCCTGAGCGCTCTGTTAACATATTGAGATCCTGGCTTTTTGAGCATTTTCTACATCC GTACCCAACTGAAGCAGACAAACATTTGCTGTCTCGGCAGACTGGTTTATCGAAAAACCAG GTATCAAATTGGTTCATAAATGCTAGGGTTCGTCTGTGGAAGCCCATGGTGGAAGAAATGTACCAGAAAGAGTTCCAAGATGAGGTACAACATGGAGCAGCAGCAGCACAGACTCCAATGCACAACTCTCCTCCAGGAGGCAGAAGATTGGAAGTTAATGCACCAGAAAATGACCCTACGAAAGAAACCGATAATTTGATACACGGGTTGTCTCTAGTAGGTGCCACCACTTCTGCCGCCGCCGCTTCTGGTGTCTTTCCGCCATCTGAGTATTGGCCGGAGGCCAAGTTCGGTGGTGGTGGAAGTATGGTTAGGGGTGGAAGCCAGGCGGGGGATGTGTCGCTTACTTTGGGACTTAGGCATTCGGAAAATATGCCAAGAATGAGCCAATTCTCAATTAGAAATCTTGGagcatattaa
- the LOC140808343 gene encoding probable E3 ubiquitin-protein ligase ARI2 isoform X3, with product MEDYGYGGSDSDDEYCDGVYDDDHDECQEDEDEQKYYCTRPPSCKFIRKESLLAAQKDDLKRTMDLLSLKEHNARTLLMHYRWDVDNVLTSFVEKGKEHLCAKAGISLTDSSSFSSSHVLTDTTCEICYNEFPTDEMTTMECGHIFCDEYNRRVKWCPSIPSCGNAIRAENDEYCEVECLCGLQFCFSCSSEAHSPCSCLMWELWLRKCQNDSETGDWIIANAKSCPKCSKPVEKNGGCNLVRCICGQPFCWLCGGATGLAHTWTRIANHACGEYKKDLEPKTANSENDILRYSHYYYRYKSHAQSLKAEEDLIKRLRQKMDILESGEFVAKDNSWITDGFTRLTLSRRILCYTYPFAFFMFGGVLFKNEMTQEETAIKQSLFEYHQQQLEKNIEGLSMFLEKPFEKYPAQEVLEIRMKIIALTSATNNLCEKLYDCIDNELLGPLQQTTHIIAPYRSGGVEKASEILENCSTETG from the exons ATGGAGGATTATGGATATGGAGGCAGTGACAGTGATGATGAATATTGTGATGGAGTTTATGATGATGACCATGATGAGTGTCAGGAAGATGAAGATGAGCAAAAATATTACTGTACCAGGCCTCCTTCTTGTAAG TTTATCAGAAAAGAATCGCTTTTGGCTGCACAG AAAGATGACTTGAAACGAACGATGGACTTGCTATCCTTAAAGGAACATAATGCACGGACTTTGCTTATGCATTATCGCTGGGATGTTGACAATGTACTGACATCGTTTGTCGAGAAGGGAAAAGAGCATTTGTGTGCAAAAGCTGGTATATCACTGACTGATAGCTCGAGTTTTAGTTCATCTCACGTTTTGACAGATACAACCTGTGAAATATGCTATAACGAATTCCCTACCGATGAGATGACAACAATGGAATGCGGCCACATTTTCTGTGATGAAT ATAATAGGAGGGTAAAATGGTGTCCCAGCATCCCCAGTTGCGGGAACGCTATTCGTGCTGAGAACGATGAGTACTGTGAAGTTGAATGTTTATGTGGTCTTCAGTTCTGTTTTAGTTGCTCCTCGGAAGCACACTCTCCTTGTTCGTGTCTGATGTGGGAACTTTGGCTCAGAAAGTGCCAGAATGACTCAGAGACGGGTGATTGGATTATTGCAAATGCGAAAAGTTGTCCCAAGTGCAGTAAACCAGTGGAGAAAAATGGGGGATGCAACCTAGTACGCTGCATTTGTGGACAACCTTTCTG TTGGCTATGTGGTGGGGCGACTGGTTTGGCACATACCTGGACTAGGATAGCAAATCATGCGTGTGGAGAATACAAAAAGGACCTTGAACCGAAAACTGCTAATTCAGAGAATGACATCTTGCGCTATAGCCACTATTATTATCGGTACAAATCTCATGCACAATCTTTGAAGGCAGAAGAAGATCTGATAAAAAGATTGCGGCAGAAAATGGATATTCTCGAATCAGGAGAATTCGTGGCGAAAGATAATAGTTGGATTACAGATGGGTTTACCAGACTCACATTATCCCGACGGATTCTCTGTTATACATATCCCTTTGCATTTTTTATGTTTGGTGGTGTGCTATTCAAGAATGAGATGACCCAAGAAGAGACCGCCATAAAGCAGAGTCTTTTTGAGTACCACCAGCAGCAACTTGAGAAAAACATTGAGGGGCTCTCAATGTTTCTTGAAAAGCCATTTGAAAAGTATCCGGCACAAGAAGTTTTGGAAATAAGAATGAAGATCATCGCTCTCACATCTGCTACAAATAACTTATGCGAAAAATT GTACGATTGCATTGACAACGAGTTACTCGGTCCACTGCAGCAGACAACTCACATAATCGCTCCTTATAGATCAGGAGGTGTCGAAAAAGCATCTGAAATTCTGGAAAATTGTTCTACCGAAACTGGTTGA